CCTGCTCGCCCAGTAGTAACGGTAGCTCAAGCGTGTGAGCGGCGCCGTAAGGGGCACGGCCCTTGTTCCAGTCGAAGCGGTAAACGAAGGCGTTTCCACCAGCGCTTACGTGGCGGCGGGCGAAGGCGTGGGCATCATGCCGGTACACCTTGCGCGTGGTGGCGGCGACCATGGCGCCGGTAAGCGGCGCGCCCAGAAGCGGCGTTTGGCGCAGGCGCATCAGCCCCGGCGACATGACCAGAAACAGCGCGGTTTCTTCACAGGTAGTGCCGATGAACACATCGATCTTTTTCGCCGCGCGCTGCCAGGCGGCGGGCGCCTGCTTCTCCTGGGGCAGCGGGTAGTGGCCGTACTGGGTCGAAAACGGCATGGCAGATTTAAGCCCAAAGCCCTGGGCGGTCTTGACGACCTTCGTTTGCAGGGCGAGCACCTCGCCCAGCGGCATGTCATCGGTGGCTGAGGCGGCCTGCTGGAACATTTTGGCGTTCATTTTCGCCCGTCCCCGGCTGATGCCGAGCGGCGCGCTCTGAATGATGGCGCGCTGGAAAAGCCCCTCGGCGCCGTCGGCAATCATCAGGTGCGCCGCCGCGTCGCCGCCGGCGGAGTGGCCGAATAGCGTGACGTTGTCGGGGTCGCCGCCGAACGCGGCGATGTTGGCGTTAATCCAGCGCAGCGCCGAGATCAGATCGAGCAGCCCCAGGTTCGCCGGGCGCCCTTCCCCGCCGAGAAACCCCAACAGCCCCAGCCGGTAGTTCACGCCCACCACGATCACATCGTTTTCAAGTGCCAGCGGGCGGGTGTCGAATACGGGCAGATCCGCCGTGCCGAATACATAGGAGCCGCCGTGGATCCAGACCATGACCGGGCGCGGCGTACTGGCGGGGCTTTCCGGCAGCGTCACGGAAAGGTGCAGCGCCTCTTCCGAGACGACGAACTCGCCCGCACTCACGCCCAAGGCGTGGTTGAGCTCCGGCACGATATTCTGCGGCGCGGCGGGTGACCATTCGGTGGCGTGA
The window above is part of the Halomonas sp. GD1P12 genome. Proteins encoded here:
- a CDS encoding carboxylesterase family protein — its product is MTHAEPAPQDTPRFTAPAGDIIGWRDRGAIRATGIRYARVERFCPPVDEPPSSAPIHATEWSPAAPQNIVPELNHALGVSAGEFVVSEEALHLSVTLPESPASTPRPVMVWIHGGSYVFGTADLPVFDTRPLALENDVIVVGVNYRLGLLGFLGGEGRPANLGLLDLISALRWINANIAAFGGDPDNVTLFGHSAGGDAAAHLMIADGAEGLFQRAIIQSAPLGISRGRAKMNAKMFQQAASATDDMPLGEVLALQTKVVKTAQGFGLKSAMPFSTQYGHYPLPQEKQAPAAWQRAAKKIDVFIGTTCEETALFLVMSPGLMRLRQTPLLGAPLTGAMVAATTRKVYRHDAHAFARRHVSAGGNAFVYRFDWNKGRAPYGAAHTLELPLLLGEQASWRDADIVKGVEESELHQCGQRLRTLWADFARGGQLAEKGELAPGILAWWKAR